The genomic stretch TACACGCCAATCCAAATGTCAGTGATTACCATCTTAATTGAGCACACCTGGAAGGAGACTTACCTGACGGCAGGTGGTTTCCACTCTCCGCATCCCGTAGGAGGAATCATCAGTCAGTGTGACGGATTCCTCATGAAGCGGATCAAAGAATGACGGCCATCCTGTAACCACATGGTACAGGCGAGACATGCCAGACGCCCATGATGTCATGTGACGTTATGGTCCTTCCTGTGAAATCTATGTGGCTGTCAGAGTGCCCCTAGTGTATGACTCACTGTAATACCCCCTCCGTGACATCATCGATAAGCCTGTTTACCCCCATAAATATAACCAGTTCTGAGTACAGAGACGTAGACTGCAACATGCAGTGAGGAAACCTTAATGCAAAGCCACTGTTACTCCTCTTTATGCTCATTTCTGATGAGAATCATGTTTTTGATTCTACATAGATACACAGCTTTAAATTGTGATTACATATGGATTTAATTCACATTATGAACCCAAACTACAAACACATAACCTGGATAGTCTTATTGCAGCGCATGTACAATGcagatgacacacacacacacacacacacacacacacacacacacacacacacacacacacacacacacacgctaaagCATGCAATGGATTTCCTGTGATCTGACATAAATTCTGTGGCGTTTCCTCAAGACGAGTCTCACCTGATCCTGAGTCAAACTTCTTACTGGAGCTGCAGTTCAAGAAAAGTATACAGTTGTAAAAACTGCACAAAAACACATACTGGCCATTCACTGGCCTCACAAATCTCAAAGTTAATGATCATTaattagtaaataaaattaaaagctGTTGATAGAACATTTAGTGATTCAAAGCGGCAGGATCCTGCAAAGCTGAGTGAGCAAATGATATGTTATGAAGAGTAAAGTGCGTTAAGTATGAAATGCTTGGGGTGTATTTTGgactaaaaaaaacaatgagTGCTGTACTCTGTAGGCGGATACCATTAGGGTGTGGGGGGGTTACTGAGACCCCGGTGTGGGACCCCTCATACTGAGGTACTTGGTACGAACTTCCTGTTGACTGTTAAGCCTGCAGTCAATGTGGCCCCAGTCTGACCCCTACATGTGTCACCCACAGATAGTCGACACAGACACACTGTTTTCTTGGACACCCACCTGAACAGCGGTGTCCCGCAGACCACGCATGCATATGTACCATCTTCCTTGTGGTCTGTAAACTCTCCTACAAAGGGCCTGTGAAAGAGGAGGGACAACCAAGAAGTCATCCTCAGCGTGGGATCAATTTATGAATGTGGAGGGGGTAAGAGATGGAGCTCAGCCTGGGTTTGATTCTCCATGGTCCTCCCAAACCTCCCAGTCTTCTCCACCCAACAGACCCACCTCTCAGTGCCAGCCTCTTGTGTGACGTGGTACTGGATGGGTGTGAGACGTCGCCGGAGCTCCTGCTGGGAGACCTCCAGGGGATAGTTattcctgtctttgtgcctcCCTGGGACAAGTGAGAGCGACAGGTGGGGAGCGTCATGGAGGCCGAAAGCCAGAAACCGACACCACTGCCTTTACTTCTGGATGACATTCTCCAGAAAGTAGGGAAACAGCTTCCATAAGCAAACCCCAAGGACAACAGATGCCCCCTGTCCGAGAGAAACCCACTTACACCTGCAGAGCTTTCAGCTTCAGAATCCTTAGAATCACACTCTCACTTCAGCAGCTCCGAAGATGATTTGTCTCAGTTAGGCCTAACATTTCGATACACTTAAGTAAACGGCAAGAGGTCACAGTACCTAGGGGAGCAACTGAGAGACTGAGGGGTTGAATATGAGGCTGCCAGGTCCTTCTGCTCCACCTGAGCAAAACCCGGAAGGCCAGAAAGCTCGTACATCTCAACAATGCAGCCGTCCGGCCTGCAGCACACTGTCCGTCACACGTCAGGGACATGAAAACGAAAGAGAGGAAATGCGTGGTGTGTGGACGCCCCCTAGTGGTTGGACTGCTGAAAAGGCAGCCCTACGTGCTAGCTGAATCGTCTTTATTactactgattaaataaaataaaatacaatacaatattgTCACAACCGACCAGGACGTGATACTGAATCGATCCTTGGAATGTGTTCTTTGCAAATGTTTATATATAGCTAGAGGTTTCTTACCATGATCTTAGCAACCAAAACAAAGTTTAATACGCGACAGCCATGTTTCAGCTGCTGCACTGAACGAAGGTGGTATCATTGCCTCAATATTTGACACTGACCTTCTGCAGACCCGGCTTTCATTGCAAAATGTCTATATTGCATATAAGACTTTAATACGGATAAATTCATCTACTATGTCCCCGTATGGGTGGGTTTGGTACAGCCAACCAAACAAACGCCGGTCAAACTATTTGAAATCAGCTTGCGTACTGTTTAGCTGTAGATAAGTAATGTACACAACGTACTGTGGGAAATACTGCTGACCGAGGTTAAATCAGTTTTAGGCTGGATATTCGACAGATATTCAGATGCACTCTCTCCAGACCTACTGGCGGTGTTTCACTCACACTAAACGGCATAAAGCTGTCGAAAGACGGTCAGTTAGTTCCACGTCCTCGCAGATGATCGCCTACCGCTGACTAAGGGACCGTCAACGAATTACTGCCGAAATTACAAAATACTAATTGCAATAACTTCCATGCCATGGCATCCAGTGACTTCAAAATTAACGCGTATTGTAGAACTTACTCATTTAACCCTTTATTGTATTTTATACGATGTTTTAAAAGCTTATAGGTTAGAGCCAGTGACCCCAAAACGGATGCAAATTCTGCTACTACCTCACAGGGCACTGGAACTTTCATGAGTTTTTAACCCTTTGTGTATTTTATATGATTTGTCTGAAGAGTGTGGATCTGAATATCTGTCGAATATCCAACCTAGAATGTCTCAGGGTATAATAAAACTAGCGCATACTGACATACCTACTGTCAGAATGTGCCTGATTACTGGAATCCATATGGCAACACAACGCTTAAAACACACAGAGGTTTTTATTGCTTTTGAGAAAACCCTTCTGCTTACGGAATGAACAGCGGTCGTCTAGTACAAACCAGTACAGTCGATCCGCACAAACAGACTTTGCATGTCTCCCGAAACTAACGATCAGCATTTATCTTTATAGGTTTCTGGAAGACTGAAAAATATTCCAAATCAGCTCACCCGCACGTCACAAATATAGCAAGATCACCAGTTTAATGCGTCCGATACTTGAGCGACTGGCGCCATCTAGTGTTTACAGCCATACCAAACCAAGATTATTAGAATATGCAAAAGAATGTTGTTCCTAAACAACATGGCTGACCAGGAAGCAAGGAAGACACTAAGATCTCTCAATTCAAATACACCTACTCATGTGAAGTTCATCAACAAGTCCAGACAAATGGTCAGAGCTTGGTGGCTAAACTTTTCTGGGCTCCCTGTATCCTACGGTGACATTCGGCCGGGCGGATCCTTGAAAATGAACACGTTTCTCAGTGGGTAGACAAAATCCTAAGCAAttagaaatgaaaaatgaagttTCGCTGTTTTGAGTCGTGTTAATTAAAGTATAATGTCTTCTGGTTTTATAGCTCATCCGTGGGTCTTTAGAACATCTGACGGTTATGTACAACTTCTGGCGGACAGAGAAGAGGTATATTTTCCTACTTTAACAGAGTATGAAGACGGATTTCCAGTATATAAAGATGTGCTGATAATCTCACAAGGTGGGTTGGATAATCTTACCATATGTTGTTTCTTTTTTGGAAACTTGAACCCACCGCAAATTACTATATCACTCAATAAAAACGTGAAGCATATGGGGTTATTTAGCAATtacagcagattttttttacgCAAATGATTTAGCACCGTAGCGAACCGATTGAAAAACAGTGTGCGACTTTTTAAAACGCATTCTAACATTAAGTGAATTTATCTAGTTAATACCTTACAGGAGTATTGCTGCATGCTGATCCGTAAAATGGTGAAGAGGGAAGACTTTGACAAACTTGACATTCCTGAATGCCTGAAGAGCGATCTTACCAGGACTCCAGATCTACTGAAGGAATTACAGATAGCTCGAGCACAATACAGTGATGGATAAAACGTTACAATGTCTACATTGCACTTGTCTCTTTGGTATATTGTTTAACATGAGGACCAGTTAATACCGACTTATTATATAACTGGGACGCCAGTCTGGTGTAGGGCGCAGGCAAATTATGGGAAATTTAGAGACTTCAATTCACCAACTTGAGCCAACTGAAGTACCTTGAGACACAAGGCGTGGAAGGTGTGAGCCACCGTGTTATTACTGTTCATATGTATGTTATAtggtatggaatattatttagcactatataacgtagaatacaagtattatgatattattaaaaagtatgccaaatatccatgatgtaaacattacaatgtaaacatccatccatccattttccaaaccgcttatcctattgggtcgcggggggtctggagcctatcccggaagcaatgggcacgaggcagggaacaaccctggatggggggccagcccatcgcagggcacactcacacaccattcactcatgcatgctcatctatgggcaatttagcaactccaattagcctcagcatgtttttggaccgtggggggaaaccggagtacccggaggaaaccccacgacgacatggggagaacatgcaaactccacacacatgtaacccaggcggagactcgaacctgggtcccagaggtgtgaggcgacagtgctaaccactgcaccaccatgctgccccccacaatgtaaacATAATGTAATCAATACAATGTAACCAaatgagtatgtatttgcaccttttgttagtctgagtttctgttagctactttatgttagtcctgaatttatgaatattcacttttattagcgtatattttatcactatgttaaaggacaaatatattatcaaccttttggttagacaatgtgtaaaaggctgaaactaccagggtttactactgaaggaagggattcgcctgagttcaccagaagttcacggctgagcatttttaaaaaaccaagtggagctgctcgtgccaccattatgttcagctgaGAGACCAAACggcaaaagaaatgatggacaaacttatcacctaggggtgcggattaagggaaaaaacaattattgtgaatggctgaaggaatgatgatgcttaagtgatgagatattgttaaataagaacttgtataaaaattggtgtaaaacagtactggacataCTTTACGTGTCCagtcttggttgtaacttcattgttgcaataaagactgaattctggatactgcacaagcggacctctgacttctgatttggcggggaaggagaaaaaaccacgacaatGGTTATTGGAATAACTGGTTATAGAACAGTAAAATTCTGCAGAAGACAGAATCTAGTGAGTCTGAAGACTTATGATTTAGTGTTTACTGTAACTTTCTATATGGTTGTGAAGGCTGCACAACTGAAAAACTGAATGAAACAATCCATACAGCAGTTgtttaaaatgtattatattatttaagATAGATATTAATATGTGGAGTAATTAGTTATGTGTCAGATTACTGATCCACATTTTTTCCTTTCTGTAGTCTGCCTGGGATTCATTTAAATTCCATTTTGCTAACAGCACGCTCGAACATTTAATGTTACTTAACTGGtgcaataaaatgtattatacaTCAGAGTTAGACTCATACAGGTTTTGCGGCTATACCTTTATGTGTAAATAAATGGTAAAATGCTTTGGTCTGAATTTTCTTCACCAATGTTACTGCATACTGCATCACTGGATAGATAGATCCACTCCTGGGTGAAGAGGAACGCCCTCCCTTGTCAGATCCCACGATTgggtcacagtgcaggacaAGAACTATGCGCCTCTCTGTGCTGGTATTTGTAGTTTGTAAACATGTGGAGAGCGAATTTGTAGTTTTTATGAGTGTTTCTTTTTTGCTTGAGTTGTTTTGGGTTGGGGTGTTATTCcttttggggggcaggggtaatATATGGTATATGGAGAGTGTTATGTTAATAATGTTGCCCTAGTGCCATAATGTTATTCATGCCCAGCCTTTGGTTTTTCTCTTTGGTTTCATGTCTGATTTTCACTCTGGTATTCCCCTGAGGTGAGGCCTATGCCAAGTGTTTTCAGTTGTGAGAGAGCAAAGCGGTGATTGGCTGCGATGGGAGGCTGTGACTGGCTCGGATAATCAGGGACTTTCCGTTTCGGTGAATTTTTATGAGATATTTTTGGATCTGGCATTGTGTTCAGCCCATTTCTCTACCATCGCAGTCAGACCAGAGGGAGATGGTTCTTCTCAGCCATTTTGTAGTTTAACAATGGTACTTTCCACAGACAAGTATtaacatcaatccatccattgtccaaaccgcttatcctactgggtcgcggggggtccggagcctatcccggaagcaatgggcacgaggcagggacaacccaggatggggggccagctcatc from Brienomyrus brachyistius isolate T26 chromosome 3, BBRACH_0.4, whole genome shotgun sequence encodes the following:
- the LOC125738220 gene encoding methionine-R-sulfoxide reductase B3-like isoform X1, with amino-acid sequence MPFSVSETPPCAAGRTAALLRCTSFLAFRVLLRWSRRTWQPHIQPLSLSVAPLGRHKDRNNYPLEVSQQELRRRLTPIQYHVTQEAGTERPFVGEFTDHKEDGTYACVVCGTPLFSSSKKFDSGSGWPSFFDPLHEESVTLTDDSSYGMRRVETTCRQCGAHLGHVFDDGPQPTGKRYCINSAALAFRPQDPGGASRSG
- the LOC125738220 gene encoding methionine-R-sulfoxide reductase B3-like isoform X2 → MPFSCAAGRTAALLRCTSFLAFRVLLRWSRRTWQPHIQPLSLSVAPLGRHKDRNNYPLEVSQQELRRRLTPIQYHVTQEAGTERPFVGEFTDHKEDGTYACVVCGTPLFSSSKKFDSGSGWPSFFDPLHEESVTLTDDSSYGMRRVETTCRQCGAHLGHVFDDGPQPTGKRYCINSAALAFRPQDPGGASRSG
- the vhll gene encoding von Hippel-Lindau-like protein — encoded protein: MADQEARKTLRSLNSNTPTHVKFINKSRQMVRAWWLNFSGLPVSYGDIRPGGSLKMNTFLTHPWVFRTSDGYVQLLADREEVYFPTLTEYEDGFPVYKDVLIISQVNTLQEYCCMLIRKMVKREDFDKLDIPECLKSDLTRTPDLLKELQIARAQYSDG